The Dama dama isolate Ldn47 chromosome 28, ASM3311817v1, whole genome shotgun sequence genome has a window encoding:
- the LOC133048195 gene encoding protein rtoA-like, translating into MRKTAGSPSCGTGDSGTGDSGTGDSNTGHSVTGDSGTGDSGTGVSGTGDSGTGDSNTGDSGAGDSNTGHSGTGDRGTGDSGTGHSGTGDSGTGHSGTGDSGTGHSGTGDSGTGHSGTGDSGTGDSGTGDSNTGHSVTGDSVTGDSVTGHSGTGDSGTGDRGTGHSGTGHSGTGHSGTGDSVTGHSGTGDSGTGDSGTGHSVTGHSVTGDSGTGDSGTGHSVTGDSVTGDSVTGHSGTGHSVTGDSVTGHSGTGDSGTGDSNTGHSVTGDSVTGHSVTGHSGTGDSGTGDKDRGTGDRGTEDSGTEDSNTGDSGTGDSGTGDSNTGDRGTEDSGTGDSGTEDSSTEDSGTEDSNTGDSGTEDSGTEDSNTGDRGTEDRGTGDSNTGDSSTEDSGTEDSSTEDSGTGDSNTGDSGTEDSSTEDSGTEDSNTGDRGTEGHGTGDSNTGDSGTGDSGTENSGTGDSSTGDSSTGDRGTGDSGTEDSGTEDSNTGDSGTEDSGTGDSSTGDSGTGDS; encoded by the exons atgagaaa aacagccgggagcccgAGCTGTGGCACAGGGGACAGTGGCACAGGGGACAGTGGCACAGGGGACAGTAACACAGGGCACAGTGTCACAGGGGACAGTGGCACAGGGGACAGCGGCACAGGGGTCAGCGGCACAGGGGACAGCGGCACAGGGGACAGTAACACAGGGGACAGCGGCGCAGGGGACAGTAACACAGGGCACAGCGGCACAGGGGACCGTGGCACAGGGGACAGCGGCACAGGGCACAGCGGCACAGGGGACAGCGGCACAGGGCACAGCGGCACAGGGGACAGCGGCACAGGGCACAGCGGCACAGGGGACAGCGGCACAGGGCACAGCGGCACAGGGGACAGCGGCACAGGGGACAGCGGCACAGGGGACAGCAACACAGGGCACAGCGTCACAGGGGACAGTGTCACAGGGGACAGTGTCACAGGGCACAGCGGCACAGGGGACAGCGGCACAGGGGACCGTGGCACAGGGCACAGCGGCACAGGGCACAGCGGCACAGGGCACAGCGGCACAGGGGACAGCGTCACAGGGCACAGCGGCACAGGGGACAGCGGCACAGGGGACAGCGGCACAGGGCACAGCGTCACAGGGCACAGCGTCACAGGGGACAGCGGCACAGGGGACAGCGGCACAGGGCACAGCGTCACAGGGGACAGCGTCACAGGGGACAGTGTCACAGGGCACAGCGGCACAGGGCACAGCGTCACAGGGGACAGCGTCACAGGGCACAGCGGCACAGGGGACAGCGGCACAGGGGACAGCAACACAGGGCACAGCGTCACAGGGGACAGCGTCACAGGGCACAGCGTCACAGGGCACAGCGGCACAGGGGACAGCGGCACAGGGGACA AGGACCGTGGCACAGGGGACCGTGGCACAGAGGACAGTGGCACAGAGGACAGTAACACAGGGGACAGTGGCACAGGGGACAGTGGCACAGGGGACAGTAACACAGGGGACCGTGGCACAGAGGACAGTGGCACAGGGGACAGTGGCACAGAGGACAGTAGCACAGAGGACAGTGGCACAGAGGACAGTAACACAGGGGACAGTGGCACAGAGGACAGTGGCACAGAGGACAGTAACACAGGGGACCGTGGCACAGAGGACCGTGGCACAGGGGACAGTAACACAGGGGACAGTAGCACAGAGGACAGTGGCACAGAGGACAGTAGCACAGAGGACAGTGGCACAGGGGACAGTAACACAGGGGACAGTGGCACAGAGGACAGTAGCACAGAGGACAGTGGCACAGAGGACAGTAACACAGGGGACCGTGGCACAGAGGGCCATGGCACAGGGGACAGTAACACAGGGGACAGTGGCACAGGGGACAGTGGCACAGAGAACAGTGGCACAGGGGACAGTAGCACAGGGGACAGTAGCACAGGGGACCGTGGCACAGGGGACAGTGGCACAGAGGACAGTGGCACAGAGGACAGTAACACAGGGGACAGTGGCACAGAGGACAGTGGCACAGGGGACAGTAGCACAGGGGACAGTGGCACAGGGGACAGTTGA
- the HTR1E gene encoding 5-hydroxytryptamine receptor 1E produces the protein MNITNCTPEASVAVRPKTITEKMLISMTLVIITTLTTLLNSAVIMAICTTKKLHQPANYLICSLAVTDLLVAVLVMPLSIMYIVMDSWRLGYFICEVWLSVDMTCCTCSILHLCVIALDRYWAITNAIEYARKRTARRAGLMILTVWTISIFISMPPLFWRSHRRLSPPPSQCAIRHDHVIYTIYSTLGAFYIPLTLILILYYRIYHAAKSLYQKRGSSRHLSNRSTDSQNSFASCKLTQTFCVSDFSTSDPTTEFEKIHTSIRIPPFDNDLDHPGERQQISSTRERKAARILGLILGAFILSWLPFFIKELIVGLSTYAVSSEVADFLTWLGYVNSLINPLLYTSFNEDFKLAFKKLIRCREHT, from the coding sequence ATGAACATCACTAactgtaccccggaggccagtGTGGCCGTGAGACCCAAGACCATCACGGAGAAGATGCTCATTTCCATGACTCTGGTGATCATCACCACCCTGACCACGCTGCTAAACTCCGCCGTGATCATGGCCATCTGCACCACCAAGAAGCTCCACCAGCCTGCCAACTACCTGATCTGCTCTCTCGCCGTGACGGACCTCCTGGTGGCCGTGCTTGTCATGCCCTTGAGCATCATGTACATCGTCATGGACAGCTGGAGGCTGGGGTACTTCATCTGCGAGGTGTGGCTGAGTGTGGATATGACCTGCTGCACCTGCTCCATCCTTCACCTCTGTGTGATCGCCCTGGACAGGTACTGGGCCATCACCAATGCCATCGAGTACGCCAGGAAGAGGACCGCCAGGAGGGCCGGGCTGATGATCCTCACGGTCTGGACCATCTCCATCTTCATCTCCATGCCCCCGCTCTTCTGGAGGAGCCACCGCCGGCTCAGCCCCCCGCCTAGTCAGTGTGCCATCCGGCACGACCACGTCATCTACACCATCTACTCCACGCTGGGGGCATTCTACATTCCCCTGACTCTGATACTGATTCTCTATTACCGGATTTACCATGCAGCCAAGAGCCTTTACCAGAAAAGAGGTTCAAGCCGGCATCTAAGCAACAGAAGCACAGATAGCCAAAATTCGTTCGCCAGTTGTAAATTGACACAGACGTTCTGCGTGTCTGACTTCTCCACCTCAGACCCTACCACAGAGTTTGAGAAGATCCACACCTCCATTAGGATTCCTCCCTTTGATAATGACCTAGATCACCCAGGAGAACGCCAACAAATCTCCAGCACCAGGGAGCGCAAGGCAGCACGAATCCTGGGTCTGATTCTGGGTGCGTTCATCTTGTCCTGGCTGCCATTCTTCATCAAAGAGCTGATCGTAGGTCTGAGCACCTATGCCGTGTCCTCCGAAGTGGCCGATTTTTTGACCTGGCTCGGTTATGTGAATTCTCTGATCAACCCTCTGCTCTACACAAgtttcaatgaagactttaagcTGGCTTTTAAAAAGCTTATTCGGTGCCGAGAACATACCTAG